A portion of the Tamandua tetradactyla isolate mTamTet1 chromosome 16, mTamTet1.pri, whole genome shotgun sequence genome contains these proteins:
- the CHMP2A gene encoding charged multivesicular body protein 2a produces the protein MDLLFGRRKTPEELLRQNQRALNRAMRELDRERQKLETQEKKIIADIKKMAKQGQMDAVRIMAKDLVRTRRYVRKFVLMRANIQAVSLKIQTLKSNNSMAQAMKGVTKAMGTMNRQLKLPQIQKIMMEFERQAEIMDMKEEMMNDAIDDAMGDEEDEEESDAVVSQVLDELGLSLTDELSNLPSTGGSLSVAAGGKKAEAAASALADADADLEERLKNLRRD, from the exons ATGGACCTGTTGTTCGGGCGCcggaagacaccagaagagctgCTGCGGCAGAACCAGCGGGCCCTGAACCGTGCCATGCGGGAACTGGACCGCGAgcgacagaagctagagacacaGGAGAAGAAAATTATCGCAGACATCAAGAAGATGGCCAAGCAGGGCCAGATG GATGCGGTGCGCATCATGGCTAAGGATTTGGTTCGCACGCGGCGCTACGTGCGCAAATTTGTCCTCATGCGGGCCAATATCCAGGCCGTGTCTCTCAAGATCCAGACACTCAAGTCCAACAACTCCATGGCGCAAGCCATGAAGGGCGTCACCAAGGCCATGGGCACCATGAACAGACAG ctgAAGCTGCCCCAGATCCAGAAGATCATGATGGAGTTTGAGCGGCAAGCAGAAATCATGGATATGAAGGAGGAGATGATGAACGACGCCATCGACGATGCCATGGGTGACGAGGAAGATGAGGAAGAGAG TGATGCTGTGGTGTCCCAAGTACTGGACGAGCTGGGACTGAGCCTGACAGATGAACTGTCAA ACCTCCCTTCCACTGGGGGTTCACTCAGTGTGGCTGCTGGTGGGAAGAAGGCAGAGGCCGCAGCCTCAGCCCTGGCTGATGCTGATGCTGACCTGGAAGAACGGCTCAAGAACCTGCGGAGGGACTGA
- the TRIM28 gene encoding transcription intermediary factor 1-beta — protein MAASAAAASASASAATAASASPGPGEGSAGGEKRASASASSAAASASASSPAAGGGEALELLEHCGVCRERLRPEREPRLLPCLHSACNACLGPAAPAAANSSGDSGAAGDGAVVDCPVCKQQCFSKDIVENYFMRDNGSKAATDSQDANQCCTSCEDNAPATSYCVECSEPLCETCVEAHQRVKYTKDHTVRSTGPAKSRDGERTVYCNVHKHEPLVLFCESCDTLTCRDCQLNAHKDHQYQFLEDAVRNQRKLLASLVKRLGDKHATLQKSTKEVRSSIRQVSDVQKRVQVDVKMAILQIMKELNKRGRVLVNDAQKVTEGQQERLERQHWTMTKIQKHQEHILRFASWALESDNNTALLLSKKLIYFQLHRALKMIVDPVEPHGEMKFQWDLNAWTKSAEAFGKIVAERPGTNSTGPAPMAPPRAPGPLSKQGSSSSQAMEVQEGYGFGSDDPYSSAEPHVSGVKRSRSGEGEVSGLMRKVPRVSLERLDLDLTADSQPPVFKVFPGSTTEDYNLIVIERGAAAAAAGPPGTAPPGAPGAPPLPGMAIVKEEETEAAIGAPPAATEGPETKPVLMALTEGPGAEGPRLASPSGSTSSGLEVVAPEGTSAPAGGPGTLDDSATICRVCQKPGDLVMCNQCEFCFHLDCHLPALQDVPGEEWSCSLCHVLPDLKEEDGSLSLDGADSAGVVAKLSPANQRKCERVLLALFCHEPCRPLHQLATDSTFSLDQPGGTLDLTLIRARLQEKLSPPYSSPQEFAQDVGRMFKQFNKLTEDKADVQSIIGLQRFFETRMNEAFGDTKFSAVLVEPPPLSLPGAGLGAPELPGGSSDGL, from the exons ATGGCGGCCTCGGCGGCGGCGGCCTCGGCCTCGGCCTCAGCGGCCACGGCGGCCTCGGCCAGCCCGGGCCCGGGCGAGGGTTCTGCGGGCGGCGAGAAGCGCGCGTCGGCCTCCGCCTCCTCGGCGGCGGCCTCGGCGTCGGCGTCGTCGCCAGCGGCGGGCGGCGGGGAGGCGCTGGAGCTGCTGGAGCACTGCGGTGTGTGCCGGGAGCGCCTGCGGCCCGAGCGAGAGCCGCGCCTGCTTCCCTGCCTGCACTCAGCCTGCAACGCCTGCCTCGGGCCCGCCGCGCCCGCCGCGGCCAACAGCTCCGGGGACAGCGGCGCGGCGGGGGACGGCGCGG TGGTGGACTGCCCCGTGTGCAAGCAGCAGTGTTTCTCCAAAGACATTGTGGAGAACTACTTCATGCGCGATAATGGCAGCAAGGCCGCCACCGACTCCCAGGACGCAAACCAG TGCTGCACCAGCTGTGAGGACAACGCGCCGGCCACCAGCTACTGTGTGGAGTGCTCTGAGCCGCTGTGCGAGACATGCGTGGAGGCGCACCAGCGGGTGAAGTACACCAAGGACCACACCGTGCGCTCCACCG GGCCAGCCAAGTCGCGAGATGGCGAGCGCACTGTCTATTGCAACGTGCACAAGCACGAGCCACTCGTGCTGTTCTGTGAGAGCTGTGACACCCTCACCTGCCGGGACTGCCAGCTCAATGCCCACAAGGACCACCA GTATCAGTTTCTGGAGGATGCAGTGAGGAACCAGCGCAAACTCTTGGCCTCACTGGTAAAGCGCCTTGGGGACAAGCATGCAACACTGCAGAAGAGCACCAAGGAGGTTCGCAGCTC GATCCGCCAGGTGTCTGACGTGCAGAAGCGCGTGCAGGTGGATGTCAAGATGGCCATCCTGCAGATCATGAAGGAGCTGAACAAGCGGGGCCGTGTGCTGGTTAACGATGCCCAG aaGGTGACTGAGGGTCAGCAGGAGCGCCTGGAGCGGCAGCACTGGACCATGACCAAGATCCAGAAACACCAGGAACACATTCTGCGCTTCGCCTCGTGGGCCCTGGAGAGTGACAATAACACTGCCCTGTTGCTCTCTAAGAAGCTG ATCTACTTCCAGCTGCACCGCGCCCTCAAGATGATTGTGGACCCCGTGGAGCCACATGGTGAGATGAAGTTCCAGTGGGACCTCAACGCCTGGACCAAGAGTGCCGAGGCCTTCG GCAAGATTGTGGCAGAGCGTCCTGGCACCAACTCGACTGGCCCTGCGCCTATGGCCCCACCACGGGCCCCAGGACCCCTGAGCAAACAGGGTTCTAGTAGCAGCCAG GCCATGGAGGTACAGGAAGGTTACGGTTTCGGATCAG ACGACCCCTACTCCAGCGCAGAGCCCCATGTGTCGGGCGTGAAGCG GTCTCGCTCGGGTGAGGGCGAGGTGAGCGGCCTTATGCGTAAGGTGCCCCGCGTGAGCCTTGAGCGCCTGGACCTGGACTTGACGGCCGACAGCCAGCCGCCTGTCTTCAAGGTGTTCCCAGGCAGCACCACCGAGGACTACAACCTGATTGTCATTGAGCGTGGTGCTGCCGCAGCTGCAGCTGGCCCACCTGGGACGGCACCCCCTGGGGCCCCTGGGGCCCCGCCCCTCCCTGGCATGGCCATTGTCAAG GAGGAAGAAACGGAGGCTGCTATTGGAGCCCCCCCTGCTGCCACTGAGGGCCCTGAGACCAAGCCTGTGCTGATGGCCCTGACAGAGGGTCCTGGCGCTGAGGGCCCCCGCCTGGCTTCGCCCAGCGGCAGCACTAGCTCAGGTCTGGAGGTGGTGGCTCCTGAGGGCACCTCAGCCCCAGCTGGCGGCCCAGGCACTCTGGACGATAGCGCCACCATCTGCCGTGTCTGTCAGAAGCCAGGTGACCTGGTCATGTGCAACCAGTGCGAGTTCTGCTTCCACCTGGACTGCCACCTGCCAGCCCTGCAGGACGTGCCAGG GGAGGAGTGGAGCTGCTCGCTCTGCCATGTGCTCCCGGACCTGAAGGAGGAAGACGGCAGCCTCAGCCTAGATGGGGCTGATAGTGCTGGCGTGGTGGCCAAGCTCTCACCAGCCAACCAGCGG AAGTGTGAGCGTGTCCTGCTGGCATTGTTCTGCCATGAGCCGTGCCGCCCCCTGCACCAGCTGGCCACTGACTCCACTTTCTCCCTG GACCAGCCTGGTGGTACCCTGGACTTAACGCTGATCCGTGCCCGCCTCCAGGAGAAGTTGTCCCCCCCCTACAGCTCCCCCCAGGAGTTTGCTCAGGACGTGGGCCGCATGTTCAAGCAGTTCAACAAGCTGACAGAG GACAAGGCGGACGTGCAGTCCATCATCGGTCTGCAACGCTTCTTCGAGACACGCATGAACGAGGCCTTTGGCGATACCAAGTTTTCAGCAGTTCTGGTGGAGCCTCCGCCTCTGAGCCTGCCGGGAGCGGGCCTGGGGGCCCCAGAGCTGCCTGGTGGCTCCAGCGATGGCCTCTGA